The genomic window CCTGGAGTTTCTTTAGCTGTGTGTTGAGGGTGGCGGCCGTCCTCTTCTTCTCCTCGAGAGCTTCAGCCAGATCAGAAGCCCTCTTCTCCAAAGCTTTCTTCTCCTCTGTGTTCACCTTCCCCTGCAAGTGTAAAGTCTTCCTCTCCAGCATCTGGATCTGAAAGTCCTGGACCAAACAAAAGAACAACACTTGAGTCATCTGTCAGCTTCTAGGAAACAACCGTCCTGCTTGTATGCCAACAACTTAAACAAGATGACATCTATTCGTTGACAGAGACTCTGGTTCTCTTGCCTGGTTGGAGATAATCATCTGCTGCTGGAGAAAGTTCTGGTCCAGTTTGCTGAGTCTGCTGTTCAGGTTAGAGAGAGCGGCCCGAGTGGCGCAGATCTCAGCTGTGACGTTCTTCTCCTTTTCACGCAGCCCTTGCAACTCTTGACTCTTTCTGAACATGAGCTCTCTCTGCCGGAGCAGCTGAGCATCGATGTCCTACACACACATCAGAAGACATGCATTAATGCTTTATTAATCTAAATACAGGTTAAGGTAACACATtataataactttcattaacaaGTCAATCACAAACAGGCttaacaaatcatttaaaaacaataatttaaaataatataggtattggatatttaattgttcTTTCTACTTTTACATTTAACACTCACTTgaagttaatattttaataacactaataatttaatagcactgttaaatgtaatctttagtaaatgaatatccattttcCATACTGtgcattataatgttgtgatgctgAAATTcgttttagtttttagtgttttatttacttattgaCAAAATAGAACAGAATTTAAAATCTGATATTTATctgatatatatttatttatacaattgGCCATAGCAGTGCATCATGTGTCATGTTCTTTTTCCAAAACTGTGGACTAGGGTTACTATCGTCAACTATCGTAATATGGGCTGAAAcacttaaactaaatgaaaatttgaaactaaaataagtttaagttgatGCACTAAAATTActggaaaaaattaaaaattaaaactgaggagagagagagagagagagagagagagagagtgaagcGACAGTATAACATTCATCCCCCTCTGATTTTTAAgccatatgaaaacaaaactgcCTGATGCCCAGAATGCCAGTGAATTGCTGTGAAGTCAAAAGGAGTCAAACTCACTTTGATGTTCTGTTCCTGTTCTTTGCGCAGTTGCTCCATCTGTGCTGCTTGCTCTTCACCATTCAACACCGCCTCCATCACCACTTGCAGCTTCTCCTTCAGAGCAGCATTATGCAGCTTTACTTCTTCAACCCTACAACAAAAGAACCATATATATTACTACAATAAATTTGCTATTCGCAATGAATTTGCTGTGAACTATAAAACTGAGTAGTCATCTGAGAAAAGTGAAAGCATTACTTTGCTGTTTTGTCCTGAATGTTCTTTTTCATGCTGGTTAACTGAGATCTGGTGGTCTCCACATCTGTGGCTGTTCGGTCTAAAGTTCCCTTCAGAACTTCTACCTGAAAGCAAAACACCACATTCGATTAGTTTAGccaaattcatatatatatatatatatatatatatatatatatatatatatatagaattgtatgtttattttcagttatttcactttaatggcaatgaaaaggacttattaattgccattaaagtggaattactgaacctaaacatacgagcttgataaaaatgcttattttagaagaaaatttcagacggcacttagaggcttttgcatctgaagtcttcatatgtatgtgtgtgtgtgtgtatgcatgtatataCAGTGCTGTGCAAAATTTTTAGGCCACCACCAGCTTTCACTTTCTTATAAAAtttcttttataaatgttttaatgaccatccatatttatttttctgtctctttattaagatacaaacagaaaagttctttaagcaaaaatcagtatttagtgTGACCTCTTGGACTTCTTCCAGTTtctcaaagaagaaaatcacttgtgttttttaatactgcatacaaatttcctatattttctggttatattctaataaagagtctgagaaataataatatatggtcattataccattgctaaaacaacatctgatggtggcctaagacttttgcatttgattaattaatttaatcagaaaataattaaatttttcatgtcaaatatatatatatttcattttttcaaatatatatttgcatttGAATAACATGACAAAAAATCACTGCCTTTACAAAGATGTACTGTGGCTGTACCAGTAATGgtaccatggtatttttttatttacatgatTATAACCACATTCATCTACTGTGGTATATACATAGTAACCCAATGTTTTTGAGGTGAGCTCCAGTGTTTGCTGCTTTGCCTCTCATTTTTCATGGCTGATGGGCAGCGATCAAACGGCACTGTCAAGAGTGGAGATAATCACTCCGTGAATCATGCCAGTTGTTTTTTCTTATCTCATTTGTTTTGCAATTTGATATGCTGCCATATTACTCCATTAATTGatactataaatatatttccagGCTTGCAGATCGCATGTAaagatcatatatatatatatatatatatatatatatatatatatatatatagacatatatatatagacaagATCAGTAATGGCCTCTCTGCACAGTTTATAAAGACAGCTGATATTTTACAAATTTATTTCCTTTATCGGCAAGAGCTACTTATGTCAGAGAGAGAATTTCTGCTGTTTAATTAGGTACAATGGCAAATCCATCATGACGGAGAAAATTAATCGTAAATGCAGGTTTTAATCACAGGTTAGAATTTTAATCCCTGATTTGTTCATCTGTGTTTAAAATTAAACCCAGATCAACAAATCCTTGATTAGCTCTAAACTTTGCTTAATTGAATCCTTATGAGATAActttattttttgatgttttaGCTTATTTAAATGCTTGTTTTGACTTAAGTCAACTTGAAGCCCCCTTGGAAGTTTGTTGAGGCCCCCTAGTGGGCCCCAGTCCCCatgttgagaaccactgtactaGATCCTTGCCAGCTCACGGTGCATTTTGACAAATGATGCGCCTTTCATCATGGTGGACTTTGATCGGTCTCTGGGTCAGACTTGAGGACAGAGGAGCAATGAAACGAGGATAcacattttagaaaatgagaAGCACCCCAATTTTGGGATGCCGCAGTAGACTCACCTCATCCTGCAGACGTCTGTGATTCCTCTCCTCTTCCTGGAGCTGCTGTCTGAGTCGAAGCGCCTGACGTTCAGCTGTGCCTATGTTCCTCTCCAGCTCTTTATTGTTCTCTATCTCACGCTCCATGAAGTCCTTCCTCTCCTTGATCAAATCATTCTTCTCTCTTATCACTTGGTTCACCTCTGCTTGCAACTAGAAGATAAAACGATTTACAAAGTTGTATAAACCATCTTCTGAATTAgttaagaaaaaatatttaaaaaatgtatatgtttgCATCTACAGAAACACTGTGCATTTAATgatgttttaatattaaaagaGCGCCATCTTCAGGTTACCATGGCACACTGCTGTATCTCCTGGTCTCTTTTCCTCATTTGTTCAATAGTGTTCTCCCACTGGTTGATCATCTCTTGCCTCTCAATGTGAGCCTGACGGAAGCTTTCGGCTGTTTTGTCCAAAGCGATCTGGATCCCAAAATACAAGTGCATTTGCTAAGACCAAATCCTATAAGAATGATGGCATgctaaaagcataaaaaaatgtCTCTGACAACTAAGAAATGTGAGGGAGAACAGAAAAACATCCATTACCTGTGCTGTAACTGATTCAGTGATTTCACTGTTCAAGGTCTTTCTTTTCTGGTTGGCTTCAAGTGTCAACTTCTCAATGTTCAGTGTCAGCTCCTGATTTAAAAGACAGCAGATGTTATCTCAGCCCAGACATGGCAGTTATTCTGCAATGCAAACTATAGCTTAGCATACTGTTTTCCAAGTATTTATAAAATACTTCCCATACAAGtgagtagggctgtcaaacgattaatcgcgattaatcacatacaacataaaagtttgaatttgtataatatatgtgtgagtaatgtgtgtaattaatatgtatatataaatacacacaaattaatgtatatatttaagagaaatatgttatttatgtacaaaaatgtatttatatataatataaattatataaaaatataaataaatacatatacttaaatatttctcaaatatatacatggatgtgtttgtatttatatatacttaataattacacacagtacacccacatatattaggcaaactcaaacttttattttgtatgcgattaatcgtgattaatcgtttgacagccctacaagTGAGTGAATCTCATGAAAGATGTCACATTGTAATGctacttaaattaaaataaaataacaaatataattaaataaattaacaaataacaaatataactaaataaatgaaaactaaaaactaaaactaaatcaaaaactatatagacaagtttttttttttttaagtaataaaaatgacaaaaacacaacaaaattaaccctaaaatgaaaataaaactgtaaatgtaataatatataatgtaaaatacaataaataaaatacgattttatatatgtgtgtgtgtgtgtgtgtgtgtgtgtgtgtgtgtgtgtgtgtgtgtgtatcacacACTTACGTGAAAAAGAAAGTACACCCTCTTTTAATTCTTTGCTTTATGTATCaggatataaaaaaaaaatcatctagtCCTTACCAGGTCTTAAAATAAGGTATAAAATACAACCGAACAACAAGACATAACATATCACAccatgtcattatttatttaaaaaaaactaggCCAAAATAGTACACTCTTACGGCTTCCATAGGAATTAAGATGGTAAATAGCAGccaaattttggcagtttgctGGTGTGGCGTATTCAGCTATAAAGACATCAGGAATGATCTTAAAGAATCAACTGTTCCTGCTCATCTAATTGGCAAGATCCAAACAATTTGAAGTCCATCATTCTACAGTGAGGAAGATTATTCACAAGTGGAAAACATTCAAGACAGTTGCCAATGTTCCCAGGAGTGGACGTCCCAGGAAATTCACCCCAAGATCAGACCGTGTACTGCTCAGAGAAATTGCAAAAAACCCAAGAGCGACATCTCAGACTCTACAGGTCTCAGTTAGCATGTTAATTGTTAAAGTTTATGatagcaatatttaaaaaaaagctgaaCACATTTGGCTTGTTTGTAATGGCtgcctctttaaaaaaaacatggcagCATGGCTGAACAACCCACATGACTTCTGGAACAGAAGTTGGACAGATGAGACCAAAGTGGAGCTGTTTGGCCTGACGTTTGGTGAAAAAACCAAGCACAGCTTATCAGCACAAACACCTCATACTGTCAAGCACAAAGATAGAgaggtgatgatttgggcttgTTTTGCAGCCACAGGACCTGGGCACCCTGCAATCATTGTGTCGACCCTGAACTCCTCTGCATACCAAAGTATTTTAGAGTCAAATCAAATGTGACGCCATCTGTCTGACAGCTAAAGCTTGGTCGAAATTGGGTCATGCAACAAGACAATGATCTCAACCACACCAGCAAATCTACTGTACAAcagaatggctgaaaaagaaaagaatcaagGTGTTGCAATAGCCCAGTCAAAGTCCAGACCTCAACCCGACTGAAACACTGCGGCGGGACCTTCAGAGAACTGTGCATAAACAAATGCCCGCAAACCTCAATGAACTGAAGCAAAGTTGTAAAGAAGAATGGGCCAAAATTCAATGTGAGAGACTGATAAAATCACACAGAAAACGATTAGTTCAAATTATTGCTGCTATGGTTCTACAAGCTATTGAATCATTTATACTTAGTTTTTCCACACATGGCTTCTCCATTTTGGAGTTGTTTTTCCACACATGGCTTCTCCATTTTGGagttatttttgttacatttttagtcattttttagTTGTTATTTTGCATTACGCATGAAGTAATGACTATGaagttcatgtgtgtgtgtgtgtgtgtgtggggggggggggggtgttctCAACTGTCAATCAAGTGTGCTCACTTGTTCTTTTAGGGTGAGATATGAAACAAATATGTTCTTGCCAGGATTTGTGAGATTCACAAACATTACTTTGTTACTTGGCAGTCTCACATTTTTGGTCTGACAGTTGAGTGCTGCAAATGCATTCGGccctttaaaatattatgatatAGCTGCTTGAAGTGTATAAAGCACTTTGTGCAAGCCAAACTCGaggataattaacctaattagcacaggtggagagcattcagttaatcaactcaaccaatGACTAGAGGTATGAATACAGCAGAATTACCTCTGTTCATCTGAGAGTTTATCAGCACCCCATCCTCCacccatctcctcacttctagtTCTATCTACTTTTACCACACCGGTAaaagtactctgggttcgggccaataTTCCGAGCTCGTAGCCCTTCCcctggacagcacgccaaatacgcataacttTTATTCTATTGAATTATATGTacatgtgaactcatgaaatgaCAGCTCAATAGTGTTTACCATCAGGCTTACAAAGTGACCCAACTCAAACAGCTAATCCTGCCGCTTTTACTACAGACTCACTCGAATCCTGCTCTCATCTTGCTTGGCGTACTTGATGATGGCCATGGTGTCTTCATCCTTGTGCGCCGATTCCTGCAGCCAGGCCTCCAGGGTCTGCTGATCCCAGTTCAGCTGACTCTTCAGTTCCTCAAGCTTCTGAGTGGCTTTAAAGATGCTGTTCTGTGTATATGATTGACAGAATTACATTAGGATTAGGATTATGTTcctttgtaataaaataaaagtatttgaaaagctcaatgtatgatttttttttaagtttttgacAAAGCTGCACTTATTTGATCACTACAGTATAAACAGTAATACTATTAAATAataacacaatttaaaataaccgttttctttattaatatattttaaaatgtaatttattgctgtgatggcaaagctgaattttcagcatcattactccagtctttagtgtcacatgatccttcagaaatcattctaaaatgctgatcaaGAAAATCTCTTATTAtccatgttgaaaacagttaatattttagtggaaacagtgataaatttttttttttttctggatcaTAAatgtctgtcacttttgatcagtttaatgggTGCTTGCCAGATATCAGtgttactttcttttttctttaatatcttactgacccccGACCTTTGAACTGTAGTGTGTGTAAACGTGTTTGTAGTTTGTGAGACACCAATGAACGATGGTTTCTTTCTATTGCTTTGACACTGTTTATGCATAAGCACAAGTCATGTAATATGGATAGGGTATGAGTCAGCTGTAACCTCTTGTTCGTTCTTCTTCTCATTCAGTGTTTTCAGTTGATTCTCCAGCTCAGTGATCTCCTGCTTCAACCGGCCTGCCTCTCGCTCCGCCAGAGCTCTGAAATGCTCCTCAGATTCAGTCTCCTTCTCTCTGGCTTTGCACAAAGCCTGAACATACGCAAACAATCCCACTCAAACATTACGCATTCAATCTTACTGTTCAAAAcaagaaaatacagtttttcttTGCAATTATCTCGTACCTGAGCATGAGAAAGCTCTTGTTTCAGATTTTTGAGATGTTCAGTCAAAGCATTTATAACATCTTTGCATTTATTCAGTTTGTTCTCAAGATTTAATTGCTCCTTTTGCTTCCTTTTAAGCTGtagagagaagaaaaaaatatgaagaaaatgaaaatggcACATTTATTCAGACATatacccccagtttcacagacaaggcttaagctagtcccagactaaaatgcatgtttgaattgTTTTAAGTGAAAgtacttgtactgacatatcttaaaatatgtcagtggcattgttttgtctcaagatgcacaccagtaatgttttgttttttttgttttttttctctaggGTACGTttttaaaagctacttaaatgtcccaattgaactaaggcctaatcctggtttagtctaagccttgtctgtgaataATGTCATTTAGCAGATAAACTTATCACTCACCTCCTCCTCTAAAGCTTTATTCTCTGAATTAGCCACAGGGAGGGCGAACCCCGCTTCCCAGCCAACCTC from Megalobrama amblycephala isolate DHTTF-2021 linkage group LG17, ASM1881202v1, whole genome shotgun sequence includes these protein-coding regions:
- the ccdc39 gene encoding coiled-coil domain-containing protein 39, which gives rise to MSNALLAEVGWEAGFALPVANSENKALEEELKRKQKEQLNLENKLNKCKDVINALTEHLKNLKQELSHAQALCKAREKETESEEHFRALAEREAGRLKQEITELENQLKTLNEKKNEQENSIFKATQKLEELKSQLNWDQQTLEAWLQESAHKDEDTMAIIKYAKQDESRIRELTLNIEKLTLEANQKRKTLNSEITESVTAQIALDKTAESFRQAHIERQEMINQWENTIEQMRKRDQEIQQCAMLQAEVNQVIREKNDLIKERKDFMEREIENNKELERNIGTAERQALRLRQQLQEEERNHRRLQDEVEVLKGTLDRTATDVETTRSQLTSMKKNIQDKTAKVEEVKLHNAALKEKLQVVMEAVLNGEEQAAQMEQLRKEQEQNIKDIDAQLLRQRELMFRKSQELQGLREKEKNVTAEICATRAALSNLNSRLSKLDQNFLQQQMIISNQDFQIQMLERKTLHLQGKVNTEEKKALEKRASDLAEALEEKKRTAATLNTQLKKLQDDIRCIKKDAEKSEAEKRDLTSKIQDMELFIDISEKDQKKFRLKKQDSMVEKGLLKMEVQRLRDLLYDKADGVLTLEKRRLQLQAAMKEREEEIRVHQEMLVKQVKLTEQERQGLSTAVNERMFKIDKMRKRYEILTVSMAAPEGEEEKSQAYFIIKAAQEKEELQRQGDDLDAKIRKAEKEIHALENTLHVVNNCNTTYRKALTKVTDSSPAHQEKLKLDEQRRAAEDKYKFKKRQIRELQEDVESMSRTLEGLLQEEAVQNESVERTQAHVLSLNKDILSQEEKLNRAVKQCAKYTREIRSAQNTKEKTFEERDIELRELRDLNKSLNKLLLEAIEENPDLASALQIRFMQAGLSLPSPASTPSSRLSSKINSARSSASLHRSSNPSASSSARSQSVPSPPVKTVDLGLGLSVTSPQGSRLPSADSSSRSSKCKSP